AAAGGCTTAGCCACAGATTGGAAAATTAGTAACGGCGGCAAGACCTATACCTTGACGCTACGAGAAGGCGTTAAGTTTCATGATAACACCGACTTTAATGCCGAAGCGGTTGTATTTAATTTCGAACGGTGGAAAGAAGGAGATTTCGCTTATTATGCTTCTATGTTTGGTGCCGGTGATGACAGTATTATTAAAAATGTGAAAGCTGTTGATGATTATAAAGTCAAATTTGAACTTAAAAAGCCTCAAGCGCCATTTTTAAAAAACCTAGCGATGTCTCCGTTCGCGATTGCTAGTCCAACAGCCGTTAAGAAATACGGAGATCAATACGGAAAAGAGGCTGCTGTGGGCACCGGTCCGTTTAAATTTGAAGAGTGGAAAGCGAAAGATACGATTACTTTAGTCAAAAATGATAGCTATTGGCGAGAAGGGCAACCCAAACTTGATCGGGTGGTATTTAAAGTCATTCCTAATAATTCATCACGCTTAAACGCTGTGAAAAGCGGCGAAATTGACTTGATGGATGGAGTTAATCCTAGTGATATTAAAGAAGTCAATGGTAATGAAAACCTTGAAGCTTTTTACCGTCCGCCAATGAATGTTGGTTATCTAGGCTTTAATACACAAGCGGAAGGACCGATGAGTGATCCAAAGGTACGGAGAGCATTAAGCCATGCTGTTGATAAGCAAGCCCTTATTGATGCATTTTATGCTGGTAAGGCCAAGCCAGCGAAAAATCCAATGCCCTCAAGCATTGCCGGATACAACGATAGTATTCAAGATTATGAGTTTGACTTAGATAAAGCTAAAAAACTATTGGCAGAGGCCGGTTATCCTGATGGTTTCAAAACGGAATTTTGGACAATGGCTAATCCGCGTCCTTACATGCCGCAGCCGAAAAAGATTGCTGAAGCGATCGCGAATAATTTAAAACAGATCGGTGTTGAAACGGAGATCCAGTCGATGGAATGGGCCACCTATCTTGAAAAAGTGGAAAAAGGCGAGGCGCCTATGTTCTTGCTGGGGTGGACCGGTGATAATGGTGATCCTGATAATTTCTTATACACTTTGTTACACAAAGATACAATCGGTAGCAACAACTATGCCCGTTATGATAACGCTGAGGTCAATGAACTTCTCAAAAAGGCACAAAAGTTAACCGATGAACAAGAAAGAAATAAATTATATAAACAGGCTCAAGAGATCATTCATAAAGACGCACCATGGATTCCTGTAGCCCACTCGACACCGGCTCTGGTTGGTAAAAAGACAATCGAAGGCTTTAAGCCGCATCCGACAGGATCGGATAAGCTCAATACGGTTTATTTTAAGAAGTAGTGATTGACTGTGGGGAGTGTGCGGGTACACTCCTCATTTTCATTTCAAATGCCGTGGAGGTGAAATAATGTTTGCCTATACGATTCGTCGATTGCTATCACTTGTTCCAGTTCTGATTGGGATGTCGTTAATTGTATTCTCAATTATTAGAGCAATTCCGGGAGATCCAGCCAAGGTCATGCTTGGAACTAAAGCGACCCCTGAAGCTATTGAAAATTTACGAGCATCTTTAGGACTTAATGATGCCTGGTATGTTCAATATGTCGATTATGTCAAAAATTTATTAACGGGTAACTTTGGCACATCACTTCGAACCAAAGCTGAAATTAGTCAGGAGCTATGGCCACATTTGGCGGCAACGGCTGAATTAGCCATTTGTGCGATGATCATTGCGGTGATTATTGGTGTGAATGCCGGAATTATTTCGGCATGGAAGCAAAACTCAATTTTTGATATTGCGGCCATGATTGTCGCTCTAGTAGGTATATCGATGCCGATATTCTGGCTTGGTCTCATGGAGCAATGGTGGTTTTCGATTAAACTTGAGTGGTTACCATCAATCGGTCGTGACAATATTCGAAATCCAGTGGAACCGATCACCCATTTTTTATTGATTGATACTTTCATTCATGGCAACATGGCACAATTTTGGTCTACGGTGAAACATCTAATTATGCCAAGTATTGCATTGGGAACGATTCCAATGGCGATTATTGCCCGGATGACTCGTTCAAGTATGTTGGAAGTCTTGCGTTCGGATTATATACGGACGGCTCGTGCTAAAGGGCAGCGGATGTTCTGGGTCGTTTATAAACATGGTCTGAAAAATGCCTTTATACCTGTTCTGACGGTGATTGGTTTACAGTCAGGATTATTATTAGGCGGTGCGATTTTAACAGAAACGATTTTTAGTTGGCCGGGTATTGGCCGCTATGTCTATGACGCCATAGTTTACAGAGACTATCCGGTGGTTCAGTCAGGAATATTGGTTATTGCCTTTATTTTCGTCATTATTAATCTTATCGTGGACTTGCTATATGCTGTATTCGATCCGCGAATCAAATACAAATAGGAGGGGATCCGAGCATGTCTGATATTGCAACGAACAAACGTCGGCAACCGGCCCCTGTGGAACCTGAAGATCATCAAGTTGTCTCCCCGTGGCGGGAAGCTTTTAAAGTGTTTCGACGCAATAAGTTGGCAATGCTAGGGGCCTTGATCATCCTCGCTTTTATTGTTTTAGCCATTGCCGCCAGTTGGATTGCCCCGAAAGGCTATGATGTGCAAATATTGGCTGATCGTTTGCAAGCACCATCTGCTGAACATTGGTTCGGGACGGATGATTTTGGCCGTGATATATTTGAAAGAATGATTTATGGTGCGCGGATATCCTTATTAGTTGGTTTTTTATCCGTCATTGGATCCGTGATCATTGGAATATGTCTTGGTATTTTAGCAGGTTATTATGGAAAATGGGTCGATATGGTCATATCTCGAATCTTCGATATCATGCTAGCCTTCCCAAGTATTCTTTTAGCGATTGCTATTGTTACCATTCTTGGACCATCGTTGATGAATGCCTTGATCGCCATCGCTATTGTGAATGTTCCTAATTTTGGGCGTTTGATTAGATCGAAGGTGCTGAGTTTAAAAGAAGAAGAGTTTATAACAGCTGCACGGTCGGTAGGAATGAAAGATACACGGATTCTGTTCCATCATATTCTTCCCAATAGCCTTGCCCCAATTATTGTTCAAGGGACACTTAGTGTGGCAACGGCCATTTTGGATGCTGCGGCTTTAGGTTTCCTTGGACTTGGTGCTCAACCGCCGTTACCGGAATGGGGGTCCATGCTCTCATCCAGCCAAGATTACCTTACGGATGCCCCTTGGACGATGATATTCCCGGGGGTGGCCATCATGATGACTGTGCTTGGATTTAATTTGATGGGAGACGGTCTTCGGGACGCGCTTGATCCAAAAATGAAGAAATAAAACAAAGCGATCCGCTAAAAAACGGATCGCTTGTGTGTGGGGTCAGACCCCAGCTAATTGTTCAAAAGCCTTTTCAACGGCTTCGATCGTTTGATCAATATCTTGTTCGGTATGTGCGATCGTTAGGAACCATGCTTCATATTTGGATGGTGCCAGATTAATACCTTGATCGAGCATGAGTTTGAAAAAGCGCCCGAATAGATCACCATCCGTCTTCTGAGCATCTTCGTAGTTTTTGACATCATGATCGCTGAAATAAAGGGTCATCGCACCTTTAAGTCGATTTAACACAATGGGTAGTTGATATTTTTCATTAGCTTGTATAATGCCCTTTTCAAGTCGTCTGCCAAGCTGATCAAGCTGGTCATAAACGCCAGGTTCTTTAAGGACTTCAAGGCAGGCAATGCCAGATGCCATCGATAAAGGGTTCCCGGCCATTGTACCGGCTTGATAAGCGGGTCCAAGTGGTGCTACCTGCTCCATTATTGAGACTTTACCTCCGTAGGCACCTATTGGCAATCCGCCGCCGATGATTTTACCCATAGCGGTCATATCAGGTTCAATCCCAAGTAAATTTTGCGCACCTCCGTACATAAACCGGAAAGCGGTAATCACTTCATCGAAAATAAGCAATGAACCATTTTCATGGGCGATTTCCTTGACCTTTTCCAAAAATCCTTGTTCAGGTTCAACGATGCCAAAGTTACCAACAATTGGTTCGACGAGGACAGCTGCAATCTCGTCTCCCCAATGCTCAATCGCTTTTTCATAATTTTTAAGGTCATTGAATGGGACTGTGATCACTTCATTGGCACTACTTTGCGTCACACCGGCGGAATCCGGTGAACCAAGTGTCGAGGGTCCGGATCCCGCTTCGACGAGAACAAGATCAAAATGCCCATGATAACTTCCTGCGAATTTCAAAATTTTATCTCTTCCAGTATATGCTCTTGCAACACGAACGGTTGTCATTACAGCTTCGGTACCTGAGTTAACGAACCGGACTTTTTCTAATGAGGGAATGGCGTCGATCAACATATCCGCAAATTGGTTTTCAAGCTTTGTTGGTGTCCCATAAAGGACACCTTTAGCAGCCTGATCTTGAATGGCTTCTGTGATATGGGGATGGGCATGACCTGTAATAATCGGCCCATATGCACCAAGAAAGTCAATATATTTTTGGCCATCAACATCCCAAAAGTAGGCTCCTTCAGCTTTCTCCATGAAAACGGGTGTACCACCGCCAACACCTTTATAGGCTCTGGAAGGGCTATTGACACCGCCGACGATTTTAGCTTGAGCATCTTCATACAAGGCTTCTGTTTTTTCTAAACGACCCATATGTACTCACCAGACCTTTCTATCTATGTCTCCATGTTATTTTAACACGAAGCCTTAGGTATTGTTTTTTGAATATAGACAGGCAAAAATTTTGTGATATGATGTTCATAGACTGTGTTTTCGGGAATACATATATAAAGGGATCTGAGACGCGGTAACGTTCAGATCCCATACAACGGACTTTATGCCCCAACACAGGGGTGGCTTACGCAGAAGAACAAGACCTCCCACTTGCCTTTTCCCCAAGGGAGGTCTATTTACGTTTTGACTGTGACAGTATGGCAACAAACGTGCCAAAGGCAATCATTAACGATACCGCCTCGAATACTGTCAATGGCATCACCCCCTTTCGAAGGGCAAGCCATCCCCCATGAGTTGTCCGTTGTATTCCTTTTATTGTAACACGTGGTCAAAAAAGGTTTATCGACCGTTCGATGGGTTTTAAACACCGACTATTGTTGTGATTTGCGGAATAATTGGTTGTTCAGGCAGTAACCTGTGCCTTTATACCTAAAAATAAGGTGTCCCAGAATATGGGGCACCCTATTTTTCATTATGAGGTTCTTTTCGAAGTTCATCTAAAAAGTACTGAAGAATGCGAGCGGTCATTCCCCAGATACTATAATTTTTATAGTCAAAAAATAGTTCCGTCATGGGCCGCTTTCGCCATTGGTAGTTTTCCCCGAGTGCTAGTTTATGATAAGGAAAGTCACTCTTCGGTTCTGGGGTTAAATCAACGTTATGCTGGGCAGGCTCTATATTAAGAAGTTCATCCAAGGGTACAGTGAACGTCTCAGCAACTTCATCTCTATTAATTTGGTAATCTAATGTGTGAATGATACCAACAAAGGGGTAAACAATTAAATGACTGGATGGTACATAGAGATCCATTTTTTGAATGGTTTCAATATGATGCTCGTGAATTCCGAGTTCTTCGGATGTTTCACGTATGGCGGTGAACTCCGGTGTTTGATCTGATGATTCGATTTTACCGCCGGGAAAGCAAATGTCACCTGGTTGGCTTTTGAGTTGCAATGAACGGACTTCAAATAACAAATGCCAACGATGATGATAGTGAACGAGGGGAATGAGAATTGCTGCTTTTCTAGCGTCACGTTCACCCATGATGCTCTGACCTTGGTGCTTAATTTGTTTTTTTATCGTTTCGATATGCATAATAATCAAACTCTCAAAGTATCTTTTGCTACAATATAACATACTTACGGGTATAAGGTGTCATGATTGAGAAGTTGACGAAGTTTTGAGAAAATGAGAGTAAACACTAGCATATTTTGTGCGTCGCGACGTAGTCGCAATGACTGTAAAGGGAGTGATTTATAATGAAAGCAATTGTACATAATGGAGAGTCTGGTTACGCGGGCTTAGAATATTCCAATACACAACAACCGGAAGTCAAGAAGAATGAAGTAAGAGTCCGATTAAAGGCAGCTGGTTTAAATCATCGTGATTTGTTCGTCTTAAATCGGCACACGACAGAACATCCGCCACTGGTTATTGGATCTGACGGCGCCGGCGTTATCGAATCTGTAGGGACTGGTGTGGGACATGTGCACCCAGGGGATGATGTTGTTATCATTCCAAGTCTAGGTTGGAATGAGAAAAGTGACGCACCTCCGAAAGGATTTGAAATTCTTGGCTTTCCTGATAACGGGACATTTGCTGAATATGTTACCGTACCCGCTGACAATGTCGTGAAAAAACCCGCTTACCTTGAGTGGGATGAAGCCGGTGTCCTTCCATTGGGGGCATTAACCGCCTATCGGGCTCTTGTTACCCGGGCCGAGATTCAAGATGGACAGACCGTTTTTATTCCTGGGATTGGCAGCGGTGTTGCAACTTATTTGCTCCAGTTTGCCAAAGCTAAGGGGGCCCGCGTCATTGTTACTTCTCGTCATCCAGAAAAGTTGGCTCAAGCTGTGGAAATAGGAGCCGATTTGGCCATTAATACGAATGATGATTGGGCTGAAGCTTTACAAGACGAGGAAATCGACATCGTTATTGATAGTGTGGGTGCGGCAACATGGCAACGATCTTTGGAAGTTCTGAAAAAAGGCGGTACGATTGTTGTTTTCGGTGCATCTGCCGGGGATGAAATTACATTGAATCTTCGTGACTTTTTCTATGGTCAATATAATCTGCTTGGTTCAACTATGGGAAGCGGCGAAGAATTCCGAGATATGATTCAATTTATTGAAGCTCATCACATCCGTCCTGTCGTTGATTCTGTGGTGGATTTGCAAGATGTTAAACAAGCTATGGATAAGCTTGAGGACAGTAGTCAATTTGGCAAGCTTGGTATTAAAATTTCTGATTAATTTTAAGGAGGATGACTTATGGTATTAGAGGCAGGCCAAATAGCCCCAGAGTTTACTTTAAAATCAACTAATGGTGAAGATGTTAATCTAGCGGATCTCAAAGGACAAAATGTCGTTTTGTATTTTTACCCAAAAGATATGACACCGGGTTGTACGACAGAAGCGTGTGACTTTCGTGATCAGAACGCCGCATTTAAAGATTTGAACACGGTTGTGCTTGGTGTTAGTCCTGATCCCGTCGAGCAACACCAAAAGTTTACAGAAAAACACGAATTGCCGTTTACACTGTTGGCTGATACCGAACATGACGTTGCAGAAGCCTATGGTGCCTGGCAGCTAAAGAAAAAAGCCGGTAATGAATCTATGGGCATCGTCCGTTCGACTTTTGTTATCGATGAAGACGGTCGTGTTGCAAAGGTCTGGCCGCAAGTTAAGGTTGATGGACACGTTGATGAAGTTCTTGAGTATGTTAAAGAAAATTTAGCTTAATATAAATGAGTCACAAGGATATTGAAGGAGCGCTTCCCCGCTTCGCTAAGTACGACCACATCATTTTTAGCAGGGAAGTCAATCGACGTAGTATAAATGATTGTAGATGGAGTGCGGGGGATAACTCTGCGCTCCTTATCTTTG
This genomic interval from Tuberibacillus sp. Marseille-P3662 contains the following:
- the bcp gene encoding thioredoxin-dependent thiol peroxidase, yielding MVLEAGQIAPEFTLKSTNGEDVNLADLKGQNVVLYFYPKDMTPGCTTEACDFRDQNAAFKDLNTVVLGVSPDPVEQHQKFTEKHELPFTLLADTEHDVAEAYGAWQLKKKAGNESMGIVRSTFVIDEDGRVAKVWPQVKVDGHVDEVLEYVKENLA
- a CDS encoding putative holin-like toxin, producing MPLTVFEAVSLMIAFGTFVAILSQSKRK
- a CDS encoding glutamate-1-semialdehyde 2,1-aminomutase, producing MGRLEKTEALYEDAQAKIVGGVNSPSRAYKGVGGGTPVFMEKAEGAYFWDVDGQKYIDFLGAYGPIITGHAHPHITEAIQDQAAKGVLYGTPTKLENQFADMLIDAIPSLEKVRFVNSGTEAVMTTVRVARAYTGRDKILKFAGSYHGHFDLVLVEAGSGPSTLGSPDSAGVTQSSANEVITVPFNDLKNYEKAIEHWGDEIAAVLVEPIVGNFGIVEPEQGFLEKVKEIAHENGSLLIFDEVITAFRFMYGGAQNLLGIEPDMTAMGKIIGGGLPIGAYGGKVSIMEQVAPLGPAYQAGTMAGNPLSMASGIACLEVLKEPGVYDQLDQLGRRLEKGIIQANEKYQLPIVLNRLKGAMTLYFSDHDVKNYEDAQKTDGDLFGRFFKLMLDQGINLAPSKYEAWFLTIAHTEQDIDQTIEAVEKAFEQLAGV
- a CDS encoding zinc-binding dehydrogenase; the protein is MKAIVHNGESGYAGLEYSNTQQPEVKKNEVRVRLKAAGLNHRDLFVLNRHTTEHPPLVIGSDGAGVIESVGTGVGHVHPGDDVVIIPSLGWNEKSDAPPKGFEILGFPDNGTFAEYVTVPADNVVKKPAYLEWDEAGVLPLGALTAYRALVTRAEIQDGQTVFIPGIGSGVATYLLQFAKAKGARVIVTSRHPEKLAQAVEIGADLAINTNDDWAEALQDEEIDIVIDSVGAATWQRSLEVLKKGGTIVVFGASAGDEITLNLRDFFYGQYNLLGSTMGSGEEFRDMIQFIEAHHIRPVVDSVVDLQDVKQAMDKLEDSSQFGKLGIKISD
- the nikC gene encoding nickel transporter permease, producing the protein MSDIATNKRRQPAPVEPEDHQVVSPWREAFKVFRRNKLAMLGALIILAFIVLAIAASWIAPKGYDVQILADRLQAPSAEHWFGTDDFGRDIFERMIYGARISLLVGFLSVIGSVIIGICLGILAGYYGKWVDMVISRIFDIMLAFPSILLAIAIVTILGPSLMNALIAIAIVNVPNFGRLIRSKVLSLKEEEFITAARSVGMKDTRILFHHILPNSLAPIIVQGTLSVATAILDAAALGFLGLGAQPPLPEWGSMLSSSQDYLTDAPWTMIFPGVAIMMTVLGFNLMGDGLRDALDPKMKK
- a CDS encoding ABC transporter substrate-binding protein, with product MRRLSIASLVALMTLSLVLMGCSSSTSDNNSEDQSQDTGQDNGSNVLVFGRGADSQSLDPAVPTDGESFKVTKNIYDTLIEYDGQTTDITKGLATDWKISNGGKTYTLTLREGVKFHDNTDFNAEAVVFNFERWKEGDFAYYASMFGAGDDSIIKNVKAVDDYKVKFELKKPQAPFLKNLAMSPFAIASPTAVKKYGDQYGKEAAVGTGPFKFEEWKAKDTITLVKNDSYWREGQPKLDRVVFKVIPNNSSRLNAVKSGEIDLMDGVNPSDIKEVNGNENLEAFYRPPMNVGYLGFNTQAEGPMSDPKVRRALSHAVDKQALIDAFYAGKAKPAKNPMPSSIAGYNDSIQDYEFDLDKAKKLLAEAGYPDGFKTEFWTMANPRPYMPQPKKIAEAIANNLKQIGVETEIQSMEWATYLEKVEKGEAPMFLLGWTGDNGDPDNFLYTLLHKDTIGSNNYARYDNAEVNELLKKAQKLTDEQERNKLYKQAQEIIHKDAPWIPVAHSTPALVGKKTIEGFKPHPTGSDKLNTVYFKK
- a CDS encoding NUDIX hydrolase encodes the protein MHIETIKKQIKHQGQSIMGERDARKAAILIPLVHYHHRWHLLFEVRSLQLKSQPGDICFPGGKIESSDQTPEFTAIRETSEELGIHEHHIETIQKMDLYVPSSHLIVYPFVGIIHTLDYQINRDEVAETFTVPLDELLNIEPAQHNVDLTPEPKSDFPYHKLALGENYQWRKRPMTELFFDYKNYSIWGMTARILQYFLDELRKEPHNEK
- a CDS encoding ABC transporter permease, with translation MFAYTIRRLLSLVPVLIGMSLIVFSIIRAIPGDPAKVMLGTKATPEAIENLRASLGLNDAWYVQYVDYVKNLLTGNFGTSLRTKAEISQELWPHLAATAELAICAMIIAVIIGVNAGIISAWKQNSIFDIAAMIVALVGISMPIFWLGLMEQWWFSIKLEWLPSIGRDNIRNPVEPITHFLLIDTFIHGNMAQFWSTVKHLIMPSIALGTIPMAIIARMTRSSMLEVLRSDYIRTARAKGQRMFWVVYKHGLKNAFIPVLTVIGLQSGLLLGGAILTETIFSWPGIGRYVYDAIVYRDYPVVQSGILVIAFIFVIINLIVDLLYAVFDPRIKYK